In Drosophila miranda strain MSH22 chromosome XR, D.miranda_PacBio2.1, whole genome shotgun sequence, the genomic window CGCTCCTCATCTGTATAAGCCGGCAACAAACTGTTGGCCTGGTCATTGGCGGTCGCTACCGGTGTCACACGTGTTGAAAGGTGCCGTATATGTTTTCCGGGCAGAGACCAGAGTGCGCGGGAGTAGTAAAGCatatttaattcaattttaaaCGTTACACAAAAATTAATTATTCAAATAATAATATTTGGAAAAAAGACACTAGAAAAGAATAGGAATCAGACTTATCGATAAAACATACCGTCCGACcgtcagaaatataccgaaacataccatctcatttaaaaaatataccgtaaatatactgacgaattcaagttctattttacatattcctcgtttttgatattccgtggattATTACTaactatatagaacatttagccatgcccacataggTTCATCCGATTAATAAATCTATTTTCtaattgatttatttttttttaaacacttgcttttattgcattttgcgtaaaaagaggttttagcgaaaatcgtcaaacaaaaaaaggttttagcgaaataggccaaaacaaaaaaacaaaaaaaggatAGTGTTCATATTGTTCAATTTAGAGATTTAGCCTACATAATTTTAGgtcattgatgaataaattttctacaaaattggctagtttttagtccatgcttttattgtattttcaCTAAAACAaagtttaaacaaaatagtatTTTGGCTCGAACGCCTTTATGAATTTCAATATGTCGTCGTTTGGGTTTGTTGCTATAGTACATAGTTTTTTATTGCTAGTGAAATACGACCTTAAACGGTCCCAGCCACAGCCTGGCAACAGCATTCGTATCCATATATGAAGATGTTGAATTCTGTATACAATGTACTTTTAATATTATTCTTATTCAATTAAACTTAGGAATCCATCAATTTTTTGACTTGGTCATTTGAAAAATGaataagtaaataaaaatattttaaaaataatgatatatgtatggaAATTATTACTTGTAATACTAGTATTCAATTCAACTTAAAAACTTATCTGGAGAGTGTGTGTCCCTTGTCTGACTTTCTCGTGAGTGTATGAACATCAAGATTCTACGATGGTGCACAGATTTCTCAGGGCATCCTCGAAGCTTGAGGTACGGCTAGTTTCCTCCCACAGCTCCTCCCTCGTTGCGTTTGGGGTACCGCTTTTGAAATCGGCAATATCGACAATGGTCCGCATATCTCCCTCTCCATTTTTTTTGGCAGAAATACAATGTCCAACTCATTTTCATTTGGATTCTGGTCTAAAAAATTTGACGATGCCCGATGCCCATATTTAACAAGTCGAGTATGACCTCCACGCGTAAAGCTTTACGATTCCTTTCTCCACGAGCCGCATATCCCTAATGGCATCGCATTTTAGTGGGCCGAGTAACGAATGGACCACCTTGTGGGCCTTGAACTACAGCTCCTGCGGTATTTTCTGGGCAAATGCCTTAAAATCCTCCAGAGTGATCCTATTGAGGGACTTGTACTTGACAATCGTCAGGCATTGGCTTTGTCCCAGCACTACAGAATACTGACTAGAATTCGCTATAAAGATTTTAATGGGAAAAATGCATGGATATATGCATACCTTACCTGCTGAGGGTCCATGGATTGTTCAGAATTGTGGAGTAGTAGTCGCGCTGGTTATTGGGGCAGGCGGTCAATACCTTCATTGAGGGTGGTACCCACATCGACCATACCTTAGGCAATAGCCTCCACAAACAGATCTTTTCATTGTAGCGGCTCACAAACAGACGCAGACCATTGTCGCTGACCCTGAAGTGGCTATTGAGTTTGGCACTTTCGTCGAGTTGCAGTTCCTTGTCCAAATGGAGCTTTACCAATGAAACGTACAAGTCGCACATAGCAGCACTGCAAGGGACATATTTTGGAGGCGATGGCCATCATTGTCATTCTACAATTGCATGTTACCCCAGTTGAAAAAGGCATGCGGATAGCCTTGGGTGGCAAGTCCGGCAAACGGTTGGTTGCGACGCtgttcatttttgtttgcCATCAGCTGAAACTCAGACTCCTCGAGAGCGCGGCCACATTCAGTGGACTCCTGCAGCATCAACGGATGCTTTAGAGGAGTACATCGTGTCCCCGCTTAAGATTGAAGAGGAGCATTGGCCGTTGATGTTCTCCTTGGGATCCGGCTTTCTGCGCATGAAAATAATATGCTGCAGAAGGTGGGCCAGGCACTGATAGTTGCGCGGATCGGCGAATGGACCGTGGTTGACCATCAAGGCACAGGATACGTTGCTGGGCAATCCTATATGGACCGGTGGTGCCGACAGCACAAGAGATCTAAACGGGACCATTGAGTACCGAGTGTTTTGATGGCTTGCCTCGCCTTTTCACTTACTTGTAAACTTTCGTGTCGTTCTCCGATTTATCGGGATCATCCAGATACTCTACATGCTCGGCCATTCTAATGCGTGTCGGCTAATGGCACAAAATTCACATTGATCTTAATTGCAAATTATATTTCACTTAATTGGGATTTTGTTATAATAAAACCCGCCGACGCCAACTATCCGCAAAAACAAAATGGTGGAAAACGCGGGACGCAACTTTCAGTGGTGGGCATCTGACCTAGCGATGGGATGGCCGATGGCCGAAAAGCCATGCAGTGTGAGCCAGATTAATATGTATATGCTTTTTTGTCCATTCTAACTCGATCTGGTGACCTATTGATTGTTAGACTTGGTCATTTTATTGAAACTAGCGAGGTTTTTACAAGTTCGTATTCCACTAGACTTGAGTAAAAGGTTGGTGAGACCAAATAGATACCTTATGTGAAGAGCAGGCAGTGAGAGAATTACATATATAAACCATAAACTACTAAAGGCAGTTGTTGGCTGTAATTTCATAGTAAAAATTTAGCGTTTCTTTGTTGATCCGTGCCACCAATTCGGTAAAAACACCATTCGAAAGCATTTATACTACATCTCAAGCTCACTGCATGCTTTTATTGAGGATTTTATTGCTGGTCTCGTATTCTTCAATTGAAGTAGAGTGAAATGTAGCTAATGGGTTTACAAATTTGTGTCCGTATAACATGACTTTAGTACTTTTTCCTCAGAGAAAATCATTGTATTAGgtttttgtattattattaggTCCCACAATAAGAGGACGCCGCTCAGTGGATCTCACCTTATGCATAAGTTTACCATGTGCCTCATCAAAATAGAGAGGAAAGAGAACGAAATGCTCATTGTTGCGTTCCATTGATGAGTTTCTTCAATAATTCAATGTTACTTACACATTTATATATTTCAATTCTTCAATATGGTAATTGTTTATGAAAATGCGAATACTAAAAGTGGGGGGCATTCGGTCTTCAGCAACGTGGGACGCACGTCGTGTTGCGGAATAAATGTCAACCATAAAGTCgtaaatttaattgaattaaaacaataacaacaacggCAAGCAACAACAAGTTCTGGGA contains:
- the LOC108153445 gene encoding uncharacterized protein LOC108153445; this translates as MCDLYVSLVKLHLDKELQLDESAKLNSHFRVSDNGLRLFVSRYNEKICLWRLLPKVWSMWVPPSMKVLTACPNNQRDYYSTILNNPWTLSSQYSVVLGQSQCLTIVKYKSLNRITLEDFKAFAQKIPQEL